A stretch of the Kroppenstedtia eburnea genome encodes the following:
- a CDS encoding PTS sugar transporter subunit IIA, with protein MSHSILTEETVLLNADAKNKEEAIRLAGQLLVDQGCVEPSYIERMLEREQSLTTYIGNSVAIPHGTEEGKKNILRSGISILQIPGGVDFGDGQTAKILIGIAGKGDEHMEILSKIALVCAEEESVDKMVHAQSKEELLSLFDEVN; from the coding sequence ATGAGCCACTCAATCTTGACAGAAGAGACGGTCCTCTTGAATGCAGATGCGAAAAACAAGGAGGAGGCCATTCGTCTGGCGGGACAATTGCTCGTTGATCAGGGCTGCGTGGAACCTTCTTATATTGAAAGGATGTTGGAACGGGAACAATCCCTGACCACCTATATCGGTAATTCCGTCGCAATTCCCCACGGGACTGAAGAGGGGAAAAAGAATATCCTGCGTTCCGGCATCTCCATTCTCCAGATCCCAGGAGGTGTCGACTTCGGAGATGGACAGACGGCCAAAATCCTGATCGGCATCGCCGGGAAGGGGGACGAACACATGGAGATTCTCTCCAAAATCGCCCTGGTCTGTGCGGAAGAGGAAAGCGTGGACAAAATGGTTCACGCCCAATCCAAAGAGGAACTCCTTTCTCTCTTCGATGAGGTGAACTGA
- a CDS encoding mannitol-1-phosphate 5-dehydrogenase, with product MLAVHFGAGNIGRGFVGALLSHSGYEVCFVDIQASLVEAIRERRAFTIHLLGDEGKRIDVNNVTALNSGTEPERVIETIAGADVVTTAVGPTVLKSVAPLLADGLRRRLEKGGGPLNVIACENMLGGSSLLKRLVTGEMTEEECREVDSLIGFPDAAVDRIVPEQRETDLLAVEVEPFYEWVVDLRGVKGNLPSIQGVTYVEGLAPYIERKLFTVNTGHAVCAYLGHHLGYGTVQEAIADPSVSETLRGVWEETGELLVRKHGFDPRDHRKYVGEIRHRFQNPHLTDPVTRVGRSPIRKLGREERLLGPALQLMDRGIQPDHLAVGIAAALRFENPADPEAVELQRILQGEGVAGALDTIAGLSPEHPLVRRVWERYQKLGQGV from the coding sequence ATGCTGGCGGTCCATTTCGGTGCAGGCAATATTGGAAGAGGGTTTGTCGGGGCCTTGCTGAGCCATTCGGGATACGAGGTTTGTTTCGTCGATATTCAGGCATCTCTGGTGGAAGCGATCCGGGAGCGGAGAGCTTTCACCATTCACCTGCTGGGGGATGAGGGGAAAAGGATCGACGTGAACAATGTGACTGCTCTCAACAGCGGAACCGAACCGGAACGGGTGATCGAAACCATCGCCGGGGCGGATGTGGTGACCACTGCAGTCGGCCCGACGGTGTTGAAGAGTGTCGCCCCGCTCCTGGCCGACGGGTTGCGCCGCCGACTCGAAAAGGGCGGCGGCCCTCTGAACGTGATCGCCTGTGAGAATATGTTGGGTGGATCCAGCCTGTTGAAAAGGCTGGTCACCGGTGAGATGACGGAAGAGGAGTGTCGGGAGGTGGATTCGCTGATCGGTTTTCCCGATGCCGCCGTCGACCGGATCGTGCCGGAACAAAGGGAGACCGATCTGCTGGCGGTGGAGGTGGAGCCCTTTTATGAATGGGTCGTCGACCTTCGCGGAGTGAAAGGAAACCTCCCATCCATCCAAGGTGTCACCTATGTGGAGGGGCTTGCGCCGTACATCGAACGGAAACTGTTTACGGTGAACACCGGCCACGCCGTCTGTGCTTATCTGGGACATCATCTGGGATATGGCACGGTACAGGAAGCGATCGCGGACCCCTCCGTGAGCGAAACCCTCCGGGGGGTTTGGGAGGAGACAGGGGAACTCCTGGTACGGAAACACGGATTTGATCCCCGGGATCACCGGAAATACGTCGGAGAAATCCGGCATCGTTTCCAAAATCCCCACCTGACGGACCCGGTCACCCGGGTGGGACGTTCCCCCATCCGAAAGCTGGGCCGGGAAGAGCGGTTGTTGGGGCCCGCACTCCAGCTGATGGACCGTGGAATCCAACCCGACCACCTCGCCGTCGGCATCGCCGCCGCCCTTCGCTTCGAAAATCCGGCGGACCCGGAGGCGGTGGAACTGCAGCGGATTCTCCAAGGGGAGGGAGTGGCCGGGGCACTGGATACGATCGCCGGGCTCTCTCCGGAACACCCCTTGGTGCGACGGGTGTGGGAGCGGTACCAGAAGCTCGGACAAGGGGTGTGA
- a CDS encoding sporulation protein: protein MIKNLMAKLGKGGAKVDLVLEKEDYLPGEEVKGELMIQGGTVDQQINRIQVDLRLSVRVKEKTLSQTIQSFPFQQSFTIQSAERRSFPFSYRLPEDLPVSGNHIFYTFDTRLDIAAGVDHLDHDTIRIHPPRPLQKVLDAFSQLGFREKYDSRSFTGQTQEFELFPTEFLQGQVEEVEFIAALDGSGVRLLLEVDVFTGFGKQEARRELFLASDCLDDENYLQEHLREVLTEMVSDPSSGFSPIQHQPMQSHAAKSGPNWGGMVGGFAAGLLGGMVLSELAEGGLDGLSETIEEATDFELPDGGELLDDIGDFFGGDDED, encoded by the coding sequence TTGATAAAAAATCTGATGGCCAAGCTGGGCAAAGGCGGAGCCAAAGTGGACCTGGTCCTGGAAAAAGAAGATTATCTCCCCGGCGAAGAGGTGAAGGGCGAACTGATGATCCAGGGCGGAACCGTCGATCAACAGATCAACCGGATCCAAGTGGATCTGCGACTGAGTGTCCGGGTAAAGGAGAAGACCCTGTCCCAAACCATCCAAAGCTTCCCTTTCCAGCAATCCTTCACCATCCAATCCGCTGAACGTCGAAGCTTTCCTTTCAGCTACAGACTGCCGGAAGATCTTCCCGTCTCGGGAAATCACATCTTCTACACCTTTGACACCCGTTTGGATATCGCCGCCGGCGTCGATCATCTCGATCACGACACCATCCGGATCCATCCGCCCCGGCCACTGCAGAAAGTGCTGGACGCCTTCTCTCAACTCGGATTCCGGGAAAAATACGATTCCCGCTCCTTCACTGGACAGACCCAAGAATTTGAATTGTTCCCGACGGAGTTTCTCCAGGGACAGGTGGAGGAAGTGGAATTTATTGCCGCTTTGGACGGCTCCGGCGTCCGGCTCCTCCTGGAAGTGGACGTGTTCACTGGATTCGGCAAGCAGGAGGCACGCAGAGAGCTCTTCCTCGCAAGCGACTGCCTGGATGATGAAAACTATCTGCAGGAGCATCTCCGGGAAGTACTCACGGAAATGGTCAGCGATCCTTCCTCCGGTTTCTCCCCCATACAGCATCAACCCATGCAGAGTCACGCGGCCAAGAGTGGACCCAACTGGGGAGGTATGGTCGGAGGTTTCGCCGCCGGACTTTTGGGTGGAATGGTCCTCTCCGAACTGGCGGAAGGTGGCTTGGACGGCCTCTCTGAAACGATTGAAGAAGCCACCGATTTTGAACTCCCCGACGGGGGCGAACTCTTGGATGATATCGGAGACTTTTTCGGCGGAGACGATGAGGACTAA
- a CDS encoding MBL fold metallo-hydrolase, translated as MSKLQIEQMQQGEVDALQFRFNFFGNGFRICVYHVDGLLLETGPRRVRKQMKEFAEVIQPRAIALTHFHEDHSGNAGFLSGQGRIPVWMGRQTAEILSDPPRIPFYRRLVWGSIDPVQGEDRDVIETDRFRLRAVPTPGHAEDHIAWVEEEQGWAFTGDLFLGTRLNYGLREESLTAMAASIRRLLAFPIRTVFCSHAGVVPEGAKSLEKKLDFLDWLREETLRLHRQGAQPGEIASRLLKKTPGLVWFSRGELSPVHLIRTILREEGV; from the coding sequence ATGAGCAAGCTTCAGATCGAACAGATGCAACAAGGGGAAGTGGACGCTCTTCAGTTCAGATTTAACTTCTTTGGCAACGGCTTTCGCATCTGCGTCTATCATGTGGATGGCCTGCTGCTGGAGACCGGACCACGACGGGTCCGGAAACAAATGAAGGAGTTTGCGGAAGTGATTCAACCCCGGGCCATCGCCCTCACCCATTTCCATGAGGACCACAGCGGCAATGCGGGATTTCTGTCAGGTCAGGGTCGGATTCCGGTCTGGATGGGGAGGCAGACAGCAGAGATTTTGTCCGATCCGCCCCGGATTCCCTTTTATCGGAGACTGGTTTGGGGTTCGATCGATCCGGTCCAGGGGGAAGACCGGGATGTGATTGAGACGGATCGCTTTCGATTGCGGGCGGTTCCCACCCCCGGTCACGCGGAGGATCATATCGCCTGGGTGGAAGAAGAACAAGGTTGGGCCTTCACCGGGGATCTGTTCCTCGGTACCCGCCTGAACTATGGCCTGCGGGAGGAATCCCTGACAGCGATGGCAGCCTCCATCCGGCGCCTGCTGGCGTTTCCGATCCGGACGGTTTTCTGCTCCCATGCCGGGGTGGTCCCGGAGGGGGCGAAGTCTTTGGAAAAGAAACTGGATTTTTTGGATTGGCTCCGTGAGGAGACCCTTCGTCTTCACCGGCAAGGTGCCCAGCCCGGGGAGATCGCTTCCCGGTTGTTGAAAAAAACACCGGGATTGGTCTGGTTTTCCCGGGGGGAATTGTCGCCGGTTCATCTGATCCGCACGATTCTCCGGGAAGAAGGAGTCTGA
- a CDS encoding PTS sugar transporter subunit IIC — translation MNTFISFLDKNLSGPMARLSEQRHLRAIRDGVISALPFIIVGSFFLIVAFPPLPEDSSISRWAAENVNEILIPYRLTMFIMSLYIAFGVGYNLAKSYELDPLSGAQTAVAALLLTITPRMIEDLGFVLPMNNLGGHGLFVAMLVSILSVEILRFCKGSKLTIKMPEQVPASVSRSFEALIPVALVVLLMSLITVVFEIDLHQVVDKAVSPLVTAGDSIFGVWIPVFLITFFWSFGIHGVSVVGTVARPVWEVYLFNNADAVASGASHIPHIAPETFYQWFIWIGGSGATLGLVLAMLLFSKSKYSKTLSRACLVPGIFNINEPVIFGVPIVLNPIMIIPFVITPLITATLSYVATAAGWVTPTYIQPPWTLPAPIGAYLATGGDWRAILLVLLNIAISFCIYLPFFKIYDRKMAEMETEGGSDPQSA, via the coding sequence ATGAACACTTTCATCTCTTTTTTGGACAAAAATTTGTCCGGACCGATGGCCAGACTGTCCGAACAACGCCATCTGCGGGCGATTCGGGATGGGGTGATTTCGGCACTGCCCTTTATCATTGTCGGCAGTTTCTTCCTGATCGTCGCCTTTCCCCCGCTGCCGGAAGACTCCTCGATCTCCCGATGGGCCGCCGAAAACGTAAACGAAATCTTGATCCCCTACCGATTGACCATGTTCATCATGTCGCTGTATATCGCATTCGGGGTCGGATACAATCTGGCCAAAAGTTATGAACTGGACCCCCTGTCAGGGGCACAGACAGCTGTGGCGGCCTTGCTGTTGACCATCACACCCCGCATGATTGAAGATCTGGGATTTGTGCTCCCGATGAACAACCTGGGAGGACACGGCCTGTTTGTGGCCATGTTGGTCTCCATCCTGTCCGTGGAGATCCTGCGCTTTTGCAAAGGGAGCAAGCTGACGATCAAAATGCCGGAACAGGTTCCCGCCTCCGTATCCCGCTCCTTTGAAGCGCTGATTCCCGTTGCACTCGTTGTACTCCTCATGTCCCTGATCACAGTGGTTTTCGAAATCGACCTGCACCAGGTCGTGGACAAAGCCGTCAGCCCCTTGGTGACAGCGGGAGACAGTATTTTCGGTGTGTGGATTCCCGTTTTTCTGATTACCTTCTTTTGGTCCTTCGGGATTCACGGGGTCTCCGTCGTGGGCACCGTCGCGCGTCCGGTATGGGAGGTGTATCTCTTCAACAATGCCGATGCTGTGGCCTCGGGCGCATCCCATATCCCCCATATCGCTCCGGAAACCTTTTACCAATGGTTTATCTGGATCGGGGGCTCAGGTGCGACTCTGGGCCTGGTACTGGCGATGTTGCTGTTCTCCAAATCAAAATACTCCAAGACCCTCTCCAGAGCCTGCCTGGTTCCGGGGATCTTCAACATCAACGAACCGGTGATCTTCGGTGTGCCGATCGTATTAAATCCCATCATGATCATCCCCTTTGTGATCACGCCTCTGATCACCGCAACCCTGTCCTATGTTGCAACGGCAGCCGGCTGGGTCACTCCCACCTATATCCAGCCCCCTTGGACCCTGCCCGCCCCGATCGGTGCCTATCTGGCCACCGGGGGGGATTGGAGGGCTATTCTGCTGGTCTTGCTGAACATCGCCATCTCCTTCTGCATCTATCTGCCCTTTTTCAAGATATATGATCGCAAAATGGCGGAAATGGAGACAGAGGGAGGGTCCGATCCCCAATCCGCCTGA
- a CDS encoding cation diffusion facilitator family transporter, with protein MGFTWSDFGSSEQRKWNVKPNPDCLQKHIDREGEPL; from the coding sequence TTGGGTTTCACATGGAGTGATTTTGGATCGTCAGAACAACGAAAATGGAATGTGAAACCCAACCCCGACTGCCTTCAAAAACATATTGACAGGGAGGGAGAGCCTCTATGA
- a CDS encoding PTS sugar transporter subunit IIB: MRVLFVCSGGMSSAIVVQALKKEGEKQGVELDVQAVGTSDIEAELNKGWDLVMVAPQVRHRMESIQKAADQASVPCGAIPPQAYTPLGGPILLKTVKQLMGI, encoded by the coding sequence ATGAGGGTGTTGTTCGTATGTTCAGGGGGCATGTCCAGTGCGATTGTAGTACAGGCGTTGAAAAAGGAGGGAGAAAAACAGGGGGTGGAGCTGGATGTGCAGGCGGTGGGGACAAGCGACATCGAAGCCGAATTGAACAAGGGCTGGGATCTCGTGATGGTGGCACCCCAGGTGAGGCACCGGATGGAATCGATCCAGAAGGCGGCTGACCAAGCTTCCGTACCTTGTGGCGCCATTCCTCCCCAGGCTTACACTCCGCTGGGCGGGCCGATCTTGCTGAAAACCGTCAAACAGCTCATGGGGATCTAG
- a CDS encoding PadR family transcriptional regulator, giving the protein MEGCILAVIEEGEVYGYELSLRLQRYGFPEVSEGSIYPLLLRLQKENLIRGTLHKSPSGGPPRKYYHLTEEGTVQLMRFRQQWTELSSAVNRVIQGKRK; this is encoded by the coding sequence ATGGAAGGTTGCATCCTTGCGGTGATCGAGGAAGGAGAGGTATATGGATATGAACTCAGCCTCCGGTTGCAACGATATGGATTTCCCGAAGTGAGTGAGGGGAGTATCTACCCTCTGCTGTTACGCCTGCAAAAGGAGAACCTGATCCGGGGCACCCTGCACAAATCGCCCAGCGGAGGTCCGCCGCGGAAATACTATCATTTGACCGAAGAGGGTACCGTTCAATTGATGCGTTTTCGTCAACAGTGGACAGAGTTGAGTTCTGCTGTGAATCGGGTGATTCAGGGAAAAAGGAAGTGA
- a CDS encoding DUF1129 family protein: protein MNTDEMIQMNNRLREKLAPENREYYEKMLLYLRSSPVPQHQTEELLLEWLEHVLEAEKQGKTAREVFGPDPEGYCEEVVAAMPRRGWGSLGKEILFITWLGLTWTLFVHGALGIILMLVGEWWEIPFREGYQPDQLSLLFVIQILGLFFLVHWVFHHFRKTVFSEEEHGVRENLKFGLTFAAGFGLIWLLEFWLDRWLSLPTLPLSPVMSLILGAVFYAVYRVWIRKLDF from the coding sequence ATGAACACTGATGAGATGATTCAGATGAACAACCGGCTCCGTGAAAAACTGGCTCCGGAAAACCGGGAGTATTATGAAAAGATGTTGCTCTATCTCCGTTCCAGTCCCGTGCCCCAACATCAGACGGAGGAATTGTTGCTGGAATGGTTGGAGCACGTACTGGAGGCTGAGAAGCAAGGGAAAACCGCGCGGGAGGTCTTCGGCCCCGATCCGGAGGGATATTGTGAGGAAGTGGTGGCGGCCATGCCCCGGCGGGGATGGGGTTCCCTGGGAAAAGAGATTCTTTTCATCACCTGGCTGGGTTTAACTTGGACACTTTTTGTTCATGGAGCGTTGGGGATCATTCTTATGCTTGTGGGAGAGTGGTGGGAGATTCCCTTCAGGGAGGGTTACCAACCGGATCAACTTTCCCTTCTGTTCGTGATTCAAATCTTGGGGTTGTTTTTCTTAGTCCACTGGGTTTTTCATCATTTCCGGAAGACGGTGTTCAGTGAAGAAGAGCATGGTGTCCGGGAGAATTTGAAGTTTGGTTTGACCTTTGCAGCGGGATTCGGGTTGATTTGGCTGCTGGAATTTTGGCTGGATCGCTGGTTGTCCCTGCCCACTCTCCCTCTGTCTCCGGTGATGAGTCTGATCTTGGGGGCTGTGTTTTACGCGGTTTACAGGGTATGGATCAGGAAACTGGATTTTTAA
- a CDS encoding VOC family protein yields the protein MNHIAFQAERREDVDRTAAFLKERGIHLLYGSPGQFHSEIEYYAVFFEDPFRLKLEVVYSPPYLLNSTEAIDTGVDPES from the coding sequence TTGAACCATATCGCCTTTCAGGCGGAACGCCGGGAAGATGTCGACCGAACGGCCGCCTTTCTCAAAGAGAGGGGGATTCACCTTCTCTACGGCAGTCCGGGGCAATTTCATTCGGAGATCGAATACTATGCGGTCTTCTTTGAAGACCCTTTTCGGTTGAAGCTGGAGGTGGTGTACAGCCCCCCATACCTTTTAAATTCCACGGAAGCGATTGACACCGGCGTGGACCCTGAGTCATAA
- a CDS encoding cytochrome C oxidase subunit IV family protein codes for MAETEKTAVEQRPMIHKRRESEGRYMLSFVWMLLFTGISFVLVGMNLLPENLIIPAILLLAALQVLMQLFTFMHLDFKWYLTATVFMGSGCIVAATAIIAMLYWV; via the coding sequence GTGGCAGAAACGGAAAAAACGGCAGTTGAACAGAGGCCCATGATCCACAAACGGCGGGAGAGCGAAGGAAGGTATATGTTGTCCTTTGTCTGGATGCTCCTGTTCACAGGGATTTCCTTTGTATTGGTGGGAATGAACCTCTTGCCGGAAAATCTGATCATTCCGGCGATTCTCCTGTTGGCTGCCCTGCAGGTCCTGATGCAACTGTTCACCTTCATGCATCTCGATTTCAAATGGTATCTGACAGCGACTGTGTTTATGGGCAGTGGTTGTATCGTCGCCGCAACGGCGATCATCGCCATGCTCTACTGGGTGTGA
- a CDS encoding undecaprenyl-diphosphate phosphatase: protein MDWLEATVLGIIQGLTEFLPVSSTGHLYLGRHLFGLDEAGLFLDTMLHLGTLLAVLAVYREEVTAVLKDPFGPMGRLLVAGTIPTVIIGLAFKDFFEEISETGVTIGWEFLVTGWILWLSDNWKRHGHKGLEEISYTDAVFIGTFQGAAILPAISRSGLTIAAALFRRIDKSTAAHFSFFLSIPAIAGALLLQFVDLMSGQTQVLPLSSLLMATLMSALFGYLAVRWMINLLKRGSLKIFAAYVWGLGLVVLFFQWTGRF from the coding sequence ATGGATTGGCTGGAAGCGACGGTGCTGGGCATCATCCAGGGACTGACTGAATTCCTGCCCGTCAGCAGCACCGGTCATCTGTATCTCGGCAGGCACCTGTTCGGTTTGGATGAGGCGGGGTTGTTCCTGGATACGATGCTCCACCTCGGCACTTTGCTCGCTGTCCTGGCGGTGTACCGGGAGGAGGTGACGGCGGTCCTGAAGGACCCCTTCGGCCCCATGGGCAGACTCCTGGTGGCGGGAACCATCCCCACGGTGATCATCGGCCTCGCTTTCAAAGATTTTTTTGAAGAGATCTCAGAGACAGGGGTCACCATCGGGTGGGAGTTCCTGGTCACCGGTTGGATCCTGTGGCTCTCCGACAACTGGAAACGGCACGGCCACAAAGGGCTGGAGGAAATCTCCTATACCGACGCTGTTTTTATTGGAACCTTTCAGGGGGCGGCGATTTTGCCGGCCATCTCCCGTTCCGGACTCACGATTGCCGCCGCCTTGTTTCGCCGCATCGATAAATCCACCGCCGCCCATTTCTCCTTTTTTCTGTCCATCCCGGCGATCGCTGGAGCCCTGCTCCTTCAGTTTGTCGATCTGATGTCGGGACAGACCCAGGTGCTTCCGCTCAGCTCCTTGTTGATGGCGACACTGATGTCCGCCCTGTTCGGCTACCTGGCGGTCCGCTGGATGATCAACCTGCTGAAACGCGGCTCCCTCAAGATCTTCGCCGCCTATGTCTGGGGACTGGGACTGGTCGTCCTCTTCTTCCAGTGGACCGGCCGATTTTGA
- a CDS encoding peroxiredoxin family protein, whose product MPAEKAPDFCLPALDGNKVCLKDLRGKVILLSFWVTWCPACQADLPRKEIFARSLDSSRFSFFTINVTGREADPRQVKPFIREYGYRFPVLLDEGRSTYDAYGLTSVPASVLIDPEGNIVGRYDERTPFIEIVDAIGHLLDR is encoded by the coding sequence ATGCCTGCAGAAAAAGCTCCCGACTTTTGTCTGCCAGCCTTGGACGGCAACAAGGTCTGCCTTAAAGATTTGCGGGGAAAGGTGATTCTTCTCTCTTTCTGGGTGACTTGGTGTCCCGCCTGTCAGGCGGACCTGCCCCGGAAGGAAATCTTTGCCCGCTCGCTGGACTCTTCCCGTTTTTCTTTTTTCACGATCAATGTCACGGGCCGGGAGGCGGATCCCCGGCAGGTGAAACCTTTCATCCGGGAATACGGATACCGTTTCCCCGTATTGCTGGATGAGGGACGTTCCACTTATGACGCCTATGGTCTCACCTCGGTCCCTGCCTCCGTCCTGATCGATCCGGAAGGGAATATCGTGGGTCGCTATGATGAACGGACACCCTTTATCGAAATCGTAGACGCTATCGGTCACCTGCTCGATCGTTAA
- a CDS encoding DMT family transporter — protein sequence MWFFWALLSSVTFGMSGFLMKVSSARRGSVTHTLWSLYLTGTLGFAIWVAVTGQFRLDLPILLGGLIVGLGSAAGNWLFMLALAKGPASLTSPLVNTNILLIIAFSVTWYGEHLSLTEWAGVILLVGAVFLIPIDPDEELSIRNRSWYTLVIAATLFFTFRNGGLKVTEEMDMAGETVLFYGYLFSWLWMSVEILRRSRSQQETRDPIGIRTGLLWGGIAGIFSFIGMQLYTLALIGGPASIVAPLFATNSLVVALLSIRFFRERLSPLQKTSLFLLFVGLALTRV from the coding sequence ATGTGGTTTTTCTGGGCCCTGTTAAGCTCTGTCACCTTCGGCATGTCCGGATTCCTGATGAAGGTCAGCTCCGCCCGTCGGGGATCAGTCACCCACACCTTGTGGAGCCTTTATCTGACCGGCACCCTCGGTTTTGCAATCTGGGTGGCCGTCACCGGCCAATTCCGTCTGGATCTGCCGATCCTGCTCGGAGGTCTGATCGTGGGGTTGGGTTCAGCCGCGGGAAACTGGCTGTTCATGCTGGCCCTGGCCAAAGGGCCGGCCAGCCTGACCTCCCCTCTCGTCAACACCAATATTTTGTTGATCATCGCTTTCTCCGTCACATGGTATGGAGAGCATCTTTCCCTCACCGAATGGGCGGGGGTGATCCTGCTGGTGGGAGCGGTCTTCCTGATCCCCATCGATCCCGATGAGGAGTTATCCATCCGGAACCGGTCCTGGTACACCCTCGTGATTGCCGCCACGCTGTTTTTCACCTTTCGCAACGGTGGCCTGAAAGTGACTGAGGAAATGGATATGGCCGGGGAGACCGTCCTGTTTTACGGGTATCTGTTCAGCTGGTTGTGGATGAGTGTGGAAATTCTCAGAAGGTCCCGTTCTCAGCAGGAAACCCGGGATCCGATCGGGATTCGAACCGGTCTTTTGTGGGGGGGCATCGCCGGAATCTTTTCCTTCATCGGGATGCAGCTGTACACTCTGGCTCTGATCGGGGGGCCGGCGAGTATTGTGGCTCCGCTCTTTGCCACCAACAGCCTGGTGGTTGCCCTGCTGTCGATCCGCTTTTTCAGGGAGCGACTCTCCCCCCTGCAGAAAACTTCTCTCTTCTTGCTCTTTGTCGGATTGGCCCTCACCCGGGTGTAA
- a CDS encoding tetratricopeptide repeat protein — protein MTHLDNLKEAARQQIAHLLPNGIFDEFDQLNSRMLIAVTCLQRGLKDLAYPLFQSIAEHGPADNENRHFAYVRSLVEMAEMDAEKEDFAQAEEKMDTALREFPESMGYMMSRVHLEVYLTYYRYRLGKKEAAYAGLEEIIRREEKRFRELGPEDGRNLAGPGLSYAIHQLALFHGEDGNWKQAVEVFRRLRDTVSEVDEESWGQGESLAEQGRYAEAYQHMEESVSYHAG, from the coding sequence ATGACACATCTGGACAATCTGAAAGAGGCGGCCCGGCAACAGATCGCCCATCTGTTGCCCAACGGCATTTTCGATGAGTTCGACCAGCTGAACTCGCGGATGCTGATCGCTGTCACCTGCTTGCAGCGGGGACTGAAGGATCTCGCATATCCGTTGTTTCAATCCATCGCCGAGCATGGCCCCGCTGATAATGAAAATCGTCACTTCGCCTATGTGCGCAGTCTGGTGGAGATGGCCGAGATGGATGCGGAAAAAGAGGATTTTGCGCAGGCGGAAGAGAAAATGGACACGGCCCTGCGGGAATTCCCCGAGTCGATGGGGTATATGATGAGCCGGGTCCATCTGGAAGTCTACCTCACCTACTACCGATACCGCCTGGGCAAAAAAGAAGCGGCTTATGCCGGATTGGAAGAGATCATCCGGCGGGAAGAGAAGCGGTTCCGGGAGTTGGGTCCGGAAGACGGCCGCAACCTGGCGGGGCCGGGACTCTCCTATGCCATACACCAATTGGCCCTGTTCCACGGGGAGGATGGAAATTGGAAACAGGCTGTGGAGGTCTTCCGCCGGTTGCGGGATACCGTTTCCGAGGTGGATGAGGAAAGCTGGGGGCAGGGAGAGAGCCTGGCTGAACAAGGCCGGTACGCAGAGGCTTATCAGCACATGGAGGAGTCCGTCAGTTATCACGCGGGGTAG
- a CDS encoding heat-shock protein HtpX yields the protein MRVTEGGLGFTWSDFGSSEQRKRHVKPHPDDPLSTPRDN from the coding sequence GTGAGAGTAACAGAGGGAGGGTTGGGTTTCACATGGAGTGATTTTGGATCGTCAGAACAACGAAAACGACATGTAAAACCCCATCCCGACGATCCGCTTTCTACCCCGCGTGATAACTGA